In a single window of the Papaver somniferum cultivar HN1 chromosome 8, ASM357369v1, whole genome shotgun sequence genome:
- the LOC113305703 gene encoding uncharacterized protein LOC113305703, whose product MDTSEEEALKQIDDESDEDKDLTNNLLQLYSSGQIPRDPEPKEVLTRRYMYRGWDEWHEKLMHDYFLPDCVFSDENFQDRFRMPRHLVLKIIGELFQVEPQFIYQYDALNIRGHNPEQKVTSALRILGYGRPPDSNDEYLRIGKKTAYKYLSLFCETMINHFGQTYLCKPTDADVREILKQNQERGFPGMLGSLDCMHWVNFSINRINTYYLADGIYPKWSTLVQCYRQPPAGEMGRSYSYFNSRQMDLRKDVERAFEILKRKFAIICGPYRGLSARVMHKTMLTCIIMHNMVIHETRRTKNWTNHQDEDLRPEIIPSRGLPARNYAQITSHIENKTLYSRLREDLIASMWAELGRDGGQI is encoded by the exons ATGGATACTTCTGAGGAAGAA GCGTTGAAACAAATTGATGATGAGTCAGATGAAGATAAAGATCTAACCAACAACTTGTTGCAGCTATATTCATCGGGGCAAATACCTAGAGATCCAGAGCCAAAAGAAGTGTTGACAAGAAGATATATGTACCGAGGTTGGGATGAATGGCAcgagaagctgatgcacgattattttcttcccgatTGTGTGTTCTCTGATGAAAATTTCCAAGACCGATTCCGCATGCCCCGACATTTGGTGCTAAAGATTATTGGTGAGCTTTTtcaggtagaacctcaatttatttatcagtatgatgcactgaatattagggGTCATAACCCTGAACAAAAGGTTACTTCGGCCTTAAGGATTCTAGGATATGGCAGACCTCCAGATTCTaatgatgagtaccttcgtatTGGCAAAAAAACCGCATATAAGTATCTTTCGTTGTTTTGTGaaacaatgattaatcattttggtcaaaCCTATTTATGTAAACCAACTGACGcagatgttagagaaatattaaagcaAAATCAGGAAAGGGGATTTCCTGGAATGttgggtagtcttgactgcatgcattgg GTAAATTTCAGTATCAACAGAATCAATACATATTATCTTGCAGAtggaatttatccaaaatggtcaactttagttcaatgtTACCGTCAACCACCCGCTGGTGAAATGGGTCGTTCATACTCATATTTCAATAGTAGACAAATGGATCTGAGAAAGGATGTGGAACGTGCTTTTGAAATTCTGAAGCGGAAGTTTGCAATCATTTGTGGGCCTTATCGGGGTCTAAGTGCTCGTGTAATGCATAAGACTATGCTGACTTGcatcattatgcataacatggtaATCCATGAAACTCGTCGTACTAAGAATTGGACTAaccatcaagatgaagacttaagGCCTGAGATTATACCATCAAGAGGATTACCTGCAAGGAACTATGCACAAATAACCAGTCATATTGAGAATAAAACTCTGTATAGCAGGTTAAGGGAAGATCTCATAGCGAGTATGTGGGCTGAGCTTGGAAGAGATGGAGGACAAATTTAG
- the LOC113305458 gene encoding uncharacterized protein LOC113305458 isoform X1, translating into MMQTRGREFMGGVKAVRIALDKYKMATGHKIVILKNDTTHFTAKCEEDGCGWRIHFGPVNGDTSRFVLKDCNAHSCGVGLRLKSPAVTTKLVKHLIADNIQGDPSLKLRQIMSLFKKNYGSNIKYHHARRAKEAVFEEHYSDDEKSYSD; encoded by the exons ATGATGCAGACAAGGGGTAGAGAATTTATGGGTGGTGTTAAAGCTGTTAGGATTGCTCTCGATAAGTACAAGATGGCTACTGGTCACAAGATTGTTATTCTTAAAAATGACACGACTCATTTTACTGCAAAATGCGAAGAAGATGGTtgtggttggaggattcactttgggcCTGTGAATGGTGATACTTCTCGGTTCGTGCTGAAAGATTGTAATGCTCACAG ttgtggtgttggtttgaggttaAAGAGTCCTGcggtgacaaccaagttagtcAAGCATTTGATCGCTGACAATATACAGGGGGATCCTAGCTTAAAACTCAGACAGATCATGTCACTTTTTAAGAAAAAttatgggtccaatattaagtatcaccatgcccgtaGAGCGAAAGAAGCTGTATTTGAAGAACATTATAGCGATGACGAGAAGTCTTATAGCGATTAA
- the LOC113305458 gene encoding uncharacterized protein LOC113305458 isoform X2, with the protein MGGVKAVRIALDKYKMATGHKIVILKNDTTHFTAKCEEDGCGWRIHFGPVNGDTSRFVLKDCNAHSCGVGLRLKSPAVTTKLVKHLIADNIQGDPSLKLRQIMSLFKKNYGSNIKYHHARRAKEAVFEEHYSDDEKSYSD; encoded by the exons ATGGGTGGTGTTAAAGCTGTTAGGATTGCTCTCGATAAGTACAAGATGGCTACTGGTCACAAGATTGTTATTCTTAAAAATGACACGACTCATTTTACTGCAAAATGCGAAGAAGATGGTtgtggttggaggattcactttgggcCTGTGAATGGTGATACTTCTCGGTTCGTGCTGAAAGATTGTAATGCTCACAG ttgtggtgttggtttgaggttaAAGAGTCCTGcggtgacaaccaagttagtcAAGCATTTGATCGCTGACAATATACAGGGGGATCCTAGCTTAAAACTCAGACAGATCATGTCACTTTTTAAGAAAAAttatgggtccaatattaagtatcaccatgcccgtaGAGCGAAAGAAGCTGTATTTGAAGAACATTATAGCGATGACGAGAAGTCTTATAGCGATTAA
- the LOC113305704 gene encoding protein FAR1-RELATED SEQUENCE 6-like: protein MIYLDTTFLTGRYRGTLMAATCINGNNGFYPFDFAIVSTENKDDWFWLLENLQQVVDGRQIVFLSDRVEGLLQGIPKYFPNSHHNYCVYHIKCNLPIGSGDANSKPVIDFFYKAAYSYTPANFEEALRGMNAIRCGHVANYIRTIPKEKWADAFFPVCRYGAHSSTLAESFNNWVLPFKKFLAFALLDAIHLKVMEKMSERRIKGLENFNTRLTPEYEALLKENIDIGRTWTVVQSMERLYEVGSPRTHSVDLLQKTCTCHRWRVNGFPCAHACADIQATREDIYSFVEPYVTTEWYNRTYQEIIFPIPNYEKPHAYDPSDRVIVPIPVPPPGRRRTQRIKNAYEKQKRPMMCTKCFTLGHHNRATCPMI from the exons atgatttacttggacactactttccttactggtagataCAGGGGTACTTTGATGGCTGCGACATGTATCAATGGAAACAATGGTTTTTACCCATTTGATTTTGCTATTGTTTCTACTGAAAACAAAGATGATTGGTTTTGGCTTCTGGAGAATCTTCAACAAGTTGTCGATGGTCGTCagattgttttccttagtgatcgtGTAGAAGGACTTTTGCAGggcattccaaaatattttcctaattcacATCACAACTATTGCGTTTACCACATCAAATGCAATCTCCCCATTGGATCAGGTGATGCGAATTCGAAGCCCgttattgattttttttacaAAGCTGCCTACTCTTACACACCGGCGaactttgaagaagctttgcGGGGAATGAATGCAATTAGATGTGGACATGTTGCTAACTATATCAGGACTATTCCAAAAGAGAAATGGGCAGATGCATTTTTCCCTGTATGCAGATATGGTGCTCACTCTTCAACTCTTGCCGAGTCCTTCAACAACTGGGTTCTTCCTTTCAAAAAGTTTCTTGCTTTTGCTCTTCTCGATGCGATACA tttgaaggttatggAGAAGATGTCTGAGAGAAGGATAAAAGGTCTAGAAAATTTCAACACTAGGCTCACTCCTGAATATGAGGCTTTACTAAAGGAAAACATCGacattggtcgtacttggactGTTGTTCAGTCCATGGAAAGATTGTATGAAGTCGGGTCTCCCCGGACTCATTCTGTAGATCTATTGCAGAAAACTTGTACATGTCACAGGTGGCGAGTTAATGGTTTTCCTTGTGCACATGCTTGTGCTGACATTCAAGCTACGAGAGAAGACATCTattcatttgttgagccatacGTCACCACCGAATGGTACAACAGGACATACCAGGAGATCATCTTTCCAATCCCCAATTATGAAAAGCCGCATGcttatgatcctagtgatagggttATTGTTCCTATTCCTGTTCCTCCACCCGGTAGACGAAGAACACAGCGTATCAAGAATGCTTATGAGAAGCAAAAGAGGcctatgatgtgcacaaagtgcttcacCCTTGGTCACCATAACAGAGCTACCTGCCCCATGATTTGA
- the LOC113301944 gene encoding uncharacterized protein LOC113301944 — protein sequence MTKFNVIQKKRRAQTAERKRELFGHPLTGKLTEKPQFVPISGKRKRKLFKKWRRDQKEALAKGLITMEDVEMAVAEGPSKDKASKTLSKFHMKKSAKVQVKMLKGKGKDRKKSTSSKLASSMEVAEVDAMVE from the exons ATGACAAAATTCAATGTAATTCAGAAGAAGAGAAGAGCACAAACTGCTGAACGTAAGAGAGAGCTTTTCGGACATCCATTAACTGGAAAACTAACGGAAAAACCTCAGTTTGTTCCTATCTCTGGTAAACGCAAGCGAAAGCTTTTTAAGAAATGGCGCAGG GACCAAAAGGAAGCCCTGGCAAAGGGTTTAATCACCATGGAAGATGTTGAGATGGCGGTTGCTGAAG GGCCATCCAAAGATAAAGCTTCCAAGACTTTGTCAAAGTTTCATATGAAGAAGAGTGCAAAGGTCCAAGTTAAAATGCTTAAGGGCAAAG GCAAGGACCGAAAGAAGTCCACGTCCTCCAAGCTAGCATCATCAATGGAAGTGGCCGAAGTAGATGCCATGGTAGAATAA